In the Longimicrobium terrae genome, one interval contains:
- a CDS encoding gluconokinase, which produces MKTSSLPGGVEPWVLCVDAGSSSVRAWWYDGAGDPLPGEPARLPCAWTVTPDGGLTADLEAMLDAALQAIDGAVAAGRAAGVRPAAVAMAVFWHGLAGLGADGSAVTPLYGWGDARAAIAADQLRERLDEGQVHARTGCFLHSLYPAAKLVWLGAAPDDTLPRAAVWGSLGELLTLRLFGEARTSLSMASGTGLLDIHRRAWDGEMLDAAGIGTDNLPVLSDEPLRGLRAPFAARWPELANVPWFPALGDGACASLGMRASGARVGMTVGTSAAVRVLRADAEPVVPPGLWCYRLDERRTVCGRALSNGGNGYDWLRRTLALPSADEMEALLGAMEPAAHRLTVVPRLVAERPPEPAGPPTASLAGMTLATGPVEIARAWLEAEAFAMADALDAVEAAFGPAEEVVAGGGALHASPAWARIVADVFGRPLRLSTDPETTMRGAALLALERMGVLNDAAAYAPSAGDGDRLEPDATAHEIYRNVRSAGASGAGIPGA; this is translated from the coding sequence ATGAAGACCTCTTCCCTGCCCGGCGGCGTGGAGCCCTGGGTCCTGTGCGTGGACGCGGGCTCGTCGTCCGTGCGCGCGTGGTGGTACGACGGCGCGGGCGATCCGCTTCCCGGCGAACCCGCGCGCCTGCCGTGCGCGTGGACGGTCACGCCGGACGGCGGACTGACCGCGGACTTGGAGGCGATGCTGGACGCGGCGCTGCAGGCCATCGACGGCGCGGTGGCCGCCGGGCGCGCCGCGGGCGTGCGGCCGGCCGCGGTGGCGATGGCGGTGTTCTGGCACGGGCTGGCCGGGTTGGGCGCGGACGGCTCGGCCGTCACGCCGCTGTACGGCTGGGGCGACGCGCGCGCGGCCATCGCGGCGGACCAGCTTCGCGAGCGCCTGGACGAGGGCCAGGTGCACGCGCGCACGGGGTGCTTTCTGCACTCCCTCTATCCCGCCGCCAAGCTGGTCTGGCTGGGCGCCGCGCCGGACGATACCTTGCCGCGCGCGGCGGTCTGGGGAAGCCTGGGCGAGCTGCTGACGCTGCGCCTGTTCGGCGAGGCGCGTACGTCGCTGTCGATGGCGTCCGGCACGGGACTGCTGGACATTCACCGCCGCGCGTGGGACGGGGAGATGCTGGACGCGGCCGGCATCGGCACGGACAATCTTCCCGTGCTGAGCGACGAACCGCTGCGCGGACTGCGGGCTCCGTTTGCCGCACGCTGGCCGGAACTGGCGAACGTGCCCTGGTTTCCCGCGCTGGGCGACGGCGCGTGCGCCAGCCTGGGGATGCGCGCTTCGGGCGCGCGCGTGGGAATGACGGTGGGCACCTCCGCCGCGGTGCGGGTGCTGCGCGCGGACGCGGAGCCGGTGGTTCCGCCCGGGCTGTGGTGCTACCGGCTGGACGAGCGGCGCACCGTCTGCGGCCGGGCGCTCAGCAACGGCGGCAACGGGTACGACTGGCTGCGGCGCACGCTGGCGCTTCCGTCGGCGGACGAGATGGAGGCGCTGCTGGGGGCGATGGAGCCCGCCGCGCACCGGCTTACCGTGGTGCCGCGGCTGGTGGCGGAGCGGCCGCCGGAGCCCGCGGGCCCGCCCACCGCCTCGCTGGCGGGAATGACGCTGGCCACGGGACCGGTGGAGATCGCCCGCGCGTGGCTGGAGGCGGAGGCGTTCGCCATGGCGGATGCTCTGGACGCGGTGGAGGCCGCGTTCGGGCCGGCGGAGGAGGTTGTGGCGGGGGGCGGCGCGCTGCATGCGTCCCCGGCCTGGGCGCGCATCGTGGCGGATGTGTTCGGGCGGCCGCTGCGGCTGTCCACGGACCCCGAGACGACGATGCGCGGCGCCGCCCTGCTCGCTCTCGAACGGATGGGCGTTCTGAACGACGCGGCCGCGTACGCGCCGTCCGCGGGGGACGGGGACCGCCTGGAGCCGGACGCCACCGCGCACGAGATCTACCGGAACGTGCGCTCCGCGGGCGCGTCCGGCGCCGGCATTCCCGGCGCGTAA